The Candidatus Neomarinimicrobiota bacterium genome segment CCTTCAGCGACTACGTTAATACAAGACGTTAAGCGCAAAGCCTCAATGCAGAATGCAAAATGCAAATTGAAAAATGCAAAATCGCCTTTTGTCAGATTTGGCTTTTGTATTCAAAATGTAGACAGAAATAAATTTGACTTTTGCACTTTGCAATCTTCATTTTGCAATTGCCGTAAGGCTATCTTGCCCTTCGGGAAATCGCCTTCGGCGACTTCGTGAATACAAGACGTTTATTACGACTTTTCATTTTTTCAATATTATATTTTTTAGCTATAACTATGAATTGTTGCGAGAAGAATGTTTTAAATAATTTAGTTAGTGAATAAGTGAAAAGATCATAACCAGGGATTTTAGATAGCAATCTACCTATTAGAGCATTGTATAATGTTAGTAAATGAAGTCCAGGAGTTACATCTATTTCGATTATTTTTAATCCTGCATTATTGAATATTTGCTTTATTGTTTTAAGTGTAAAAAATCTCAAATGGTATTTTGATAATATACCGTTTTTCTGATAATCAAACCTGCCAAATAATAAATTTAATCGTATAGCCCAGTTAGCTACATTTGGCATTGAGGCGACAATTCGTCCTTCGTTTTTTAAATAAAGGACGAATTTCTTTAATGTTTTTTCTGGATTTTTTAAATGTTCAAGGATATCTCCAAATAAGATGACATCGAAATAGTTAACTGGAAAGGGGAGAGTATCTAATGTTTCGACATCCCCAACTATAACTTTGCTACAATAACGTTTTGCGAATTCAGCATCGTTTTTGTTGATTTCTATACCAGTTACATCGCAGTTTTTCTCGCACAACAATTTTGCAACATGACCTTTGGAACAACCTACATCTAATACCAGGCTATTATCAGGAATATGGTAAACAACTCTTCCCCATGCATCATATTTATTTAGGCTCATCTAATCCTCATTAGATTTTATTTTAAATTTAAAGGTTTGCAGAAGCTATATTTCCTTTATTAAAATAAAAATATATTTCTACAGCTCCGCTTTTGTCAGTCACAGCTGCTAACATCAAATCATTTAATCTTTAATTTGCAAAGAATTTATCCCTATTTCAACTTAATTATAGAAGAGAGTTGTTTTGTCTTTAATCCCTGATGTAAAAACCCAGATTCGTAATTGCATTTTGTAAAACAGGTATTAATAGGTGTCAAGATAAAATTTATGTTCATTGAAAAATGGCGCTTAATTATTTACATAAAGATCGAAATAGTTCTATAGTTTTTTCTGGTAGTAAAATTCAGCCAATATTGATGACAAGATTGCCTTGATAAGATGAAAAAATCTCGATGCTAAATTATTATAATCGCATTTTATTTCGGGATATATGCGATATTGAATAAGTTTATAGAAGTCAGAATTTGATGTTGAATCTGACTTTTTCATTTTAAGAAGAATATTCCTTGCAAATGCATAATATAGAAAAGCTGGGTAAGAAATTTCTGTAAATAATATCGATATGAGTTTCTCTGGTATATTTATATAGTTTATTGAGGGAAGGTTTAATCTTATTTTTTCTTTAAGGAATTTGTAAATAGGTATAAACGTGTGCATCAAATGGAAATTATCTATAATTGAAATCGTGGTAGATAAATTTTCATATTCCAGTGATTTTTTTAGAAGATAATATATATCAATAATGTCAAAAGGATGTATAGGGAGAAAGTCGTTATGATGATAAAAGGTATGATATAGTCTATATACGAGAGATATATTAAAAGAGGGGATAAGAATTTTGAATTTATCAAAATCATAAAAGTTGCAGGATTTTATTAGATATTCAATTATAGAATTTTCGGGAACATTGTTAACAGGGAAGAAATGAAGATCAAAAGTTACCATTCTGTCTTTTGTCTGGATAACTGTTCGATTATAATTTTCTGAAACTATTTGATAATTTTTAAAGATCAATTTAATAATTTTTTCCTTTCTATTTCTTTTGAGCAATAGATCAATGTCTTTTGGAAGGTAACCATCATAGTTATTCCAGTATGGACTAATCAATTGGATACCACCTTTAAAAATTATTAATTCTTCACCCTGCAGAATTTCTAAGAAATTTCTTAATTCAGCTTTAAAATATTTTTTTCTGAGGATATCTAATTCCCTTGAATTCTGTAAAAGTTGGCTTAGAATACCTGAATTTAATTTAATACTTTTCTGCTCAACATGATAGGCGATAAAGGGTAGTATTTCATAGTTTTCAAAGTATTCAAAATTATTTTCTATCTCGATGGGTTTTAAAGCTACAGTTTTACTGGTAATAAGGTTGAAAATGGTTTTTAGGGGATGATTCATAGGGAAGTATTTATTAATTCTATTAGTAGCTTTGTTAATTCTTTTTTATCTTTGATGGATAAATCAGAATCATAGATTTTTCTATATATTTCGTCTACCGATGAGTATCTATCAACACTCTGGATGATATTTAATAAAAACTCCCCTTTTTTATTTAGAGATAATTTATACTCCTTTCCAGTTGGTACGAGAAAGGAGGGGGCTATGAAAGAATTCTTAAATGTATTGAATTCTTGATGTATGTCCTTATAAGTTACTGCCCACTTAAAATTTATTTCGTCAGTTCTGGGTGATTCGTACGATAAAAGAGTCACTGTAACATACTCTCCTTTCTTTACATTCATTGTATGCCTAAAAGGAAAAAACATTTGTCCCCAGCTTGATATTCCTTTAAGAGGTGAATTGGAAAACTTATTGTCAATGGGGAAGATACAATCCCACCATGCTACAATCCCGTGAAGTATTCCATTATGTGTTACAACAATATCTCCTTTAAATTTGAATGTAAATTCTTCATCCGAATTTATGTTTATCTTTTTTATACATTTTTCTTTACTTAGTAATTGTATGTTTTCATCATCGAGGTAGTAGGGCAGGTTAAAGGCTAGTTTTGTTGTATAGCTCCAATCTATCTCATATAAGCGATCCTCTGTACTTCTCATTATATCAAGTTTTTTGTAAAAAGAATTTGCCTGGCAAAGGGCTATTTTTATTTCAAATTGATATGGAATAAAAGATCCATTCTTTTTTAGAAAGCGTTTTTTTGCATCGACTATAACGTTTTTCAATCCAGGATACAAAAAAACTGGTGTATAATCTTCAAAAATAATATAATCAACAGTTTCGGGTAATTCAATTTCTGTTGAGTGCCCTTTCAAAAAGGTTATTCTTTCATACATTCCATTATTTCTGGCGATAGTCTTTGCAACTTCAATCAAATCAGTTTCTTCGATTGCATATGTAGCCTTTGCTCCTGCCATTGCCGAGAAAAATGAATACGTACCTAAAGCAGTTCCAATTTCAGCAATTACAGTGCTATTATTAACAACCTGAAATATTGAATTTCTAAAGGCTTCTATTCTATTGTTTTCACATAATAGTTCTCTGTATTCGTGTATCATTTTATCTATTCTAAATTTTTAAAAAGGGTAGCTTCTTCTTCATCATTAAGAAAAAAGGGATGCTTAAATTTCATAAGGCGGTATTCAGCAAGGGTTAAAAGATCGTTGATAGATTCTAATAGTCGTCTTCTTATATTATAGGGATTATATACTACTTCAATAAAGTTATTGAAAATGTCAACAGCACCTGGTTTTTTTGTTCTTGTTTCATAAAAAGTGTCTATAAAGAAAATTTTTTCAATTGGATAAAATTTTATTTTCGCTATTTTTCCAAAATAGGATGGATCGAGATAAATATATCCAGATACTTTTAAAAGTTTATCGTCAGGTAAATTGAACATTTCAATTATATCATTATTAATTCTTGGCTTTAAAATAATATTTCTCACGACGGGGTATATTCTTTTCTTCTTAAGATCTATCATAACAAATTCGTCACCTGCAAATAGATAATCGTGATTTGCTAAAAATATACTCAGTGTTGTTTTTCCTGATTTTGCCGGTCCAGCAAACAAATGTGCTTTACCATCTTTTATTAGACATGCTGAATGTATAATAAGTTTATCTTTGTTTTTTGTGAGGAATTCGTTGATTATCTTAGTTTCAATATCATAGACAATGTTTGATATTTTTCGGTTTCGGTTAACTACTCTATTGTTTTTTGTGATTACATATTTATCACATTCTTTTTGTATTATGTATTTTGGTTCGTCTTTCTTATTGGTATATCTTGAGTGATACTTAAAAACATATTCCCTTATTAACGGTGCTATTTCATCTTCGATTGCGATGGTTATGTTTGCGTTTGCGATTTTAATATTGATTGTTTTCATTTTTCTTTAAGTTTTACAAGATGATTGTCTATCATTTCCTTAATCGAGTTTTTAACTATGTCAATTATACCGTCATTTATATTGTTAAAATCTTCTTTTAGTGAGTTTATTATGTTTGAAACTGTGTTCTTGCCATCGCATAGAGTCCAGATATAAGCAGCGGTATTGTTCAGAGAAAATATTTTTTCTTCATTAGGGTTATATAAAATTATTCCGTCATCTACTTCCTTTTCTAGTATGTCTTCATTCCTTATTGGCATTGAATCTAAGCTGATACTTTTCATGTTAGACAGTCCCGAGTTTTACCATTTTAATTTCATCTTCAATACTTTTCAATATTCTCTTTTCTTCTTTTTCAATAGTTGGGAACGACTGTACTAATCCGCATAATAACCAATATGGTTCCATAATCCTTACTATAATAAATGTATTTGCACCAATTGAATGAAAGATCATTGCAACAGTGCCAATAATAAAGCCCTGAGCTATGGCTTTAAAAAAAGGTATTTTTGTTTCATCCTTCATTTTTTTTGTTTGTTTTATTATTGAATATAAAAGATAAATAAATGTAGCGAGTCCTACCAGTCCAGTTTCAATCATAACTCTAATAAACTGGGCGTCAAGAAAGCGCCAGCCTGTAATTCCATACCCAAAAAGAGGGTGCTTTTTTATATCCCTGAAAGCCTTTTTCCAGCTTCTTAGGCGTTCAGATGCGGATGGATCAACAACTATTCCGCCTGGTAGCTCTTCTTGAAGACTCCTTGCCCATCCCTGTTGTTCCTTAAACGTGTATTTGATTCGATCTACCACCGTTTGCGGTAGAATATATGGTGCAAGAAAGATAAATGCCACGGTAAAAGCAAGCACTATGTACCTTCTTTTGCTGATTATAATATAGCTAATAATTACTGGAACCGTTGCAAGCCATGATCCTCTTGAGTTAGTAAGTAATAATGGTACTATTGATAATAAGGTAACAAAACTCAATAATTTTCTTAATATGGGTCTTGGATAAGACTTTGGAGGTAAATTTAATATAAGACTCATATTTAGAGACATTAAAAGGAGAATATATCCTCCTAGTGTATTAGGTTCACCTTCCTGACCTTCAAATGGTGCCGTAAGTCTTTGACCTGTGGGTATTTGTGACAACGCGATTAAAATTACCAGTAAAAAAGTTATCTGCATGGAGATAATAAATCGTTCTACCTGTTTTTTAGAGTGAACCTGATTAGCCACCATGAAATAAATCATGAAATACTCAATATATTTAAGGATGAAAAATGCACCCCTTAGCGGATTAACTCTACCTGCTAATACACCGAGGGCAGTTGCGATGAAACATGCTATCAAGTAGTAAGATATTGGGACATTAAGGGGAGTTTTTCGAAAAATCCCAAGTTCCTTATAGATTGCCATTTTGGCTAACCATGTAAATATTATTACTGATAATATTATATCGTCGATTCTAATTGTAATTCCTTCTCCCCTTGTGGTTCTTGCTCCAAGTTCAGGAGATAGTAGCATTGAGAATATCAGGATGTATATTGCAAAGTCAGTATTTATAAAAGTGAATATTAATATACCCCCTCCAATTGCAGCTACAATAGCAAAAACAGGATCGATTTTAATAAGAAGATAGGCAATAAGAAGAGTAATTGGAATAGTTAATATTATTACTATTTTATTTATTTGATTTTCCTGTAAAATAGTATTGCGCATTCTATAGACTGTCAGTTTTGCTATTGTACAAAATAGTTTTATATTCTTTATCCCAGTCTGGATTTAATTTTTTTCTATAGGTTTCTTCATATTGCTTTTGTAATGCAGTTTCTTTTTTTACTGCTGAACCATCGTAATTAATGTTTTTACCATTGCTCATTCTATTATAGGCATATTCCATGATATTTGGAAGTTTTGTCGTAGTTATACTCAATAGAAAACCTATTGGAATTGCAATGGTAACAGTAAAAATAATAGTCTTCTTTTCATAATAGGTCATTCTTCTCTTATGTTTCCTTTTTGTAATCATTTTGCTTGGTTAATTATAGAATTTAATTGTGAAAATAGAAAGTTTTCTGCCATTTCAGTAT includes the following:
- a CDS encoding class I SAM-dependent methyltransferase translates to MSLNKYDAWGRVVYHIPDNSLVLDVGCSKGHVAKLLCEKNCDVTGIEINKNDAEFAKRYCSKVIVGDVETLDTLPFPVNYFDVILFGDILEHLKNPEKTLKKFVLYLKNEGRIVASMPNVANWAIRLNLLFGRFDYQKNGILSKYHLRFFTLKTIKQIFNNAGLKIIEIDVTPGLHLLTLYNALIGRLLSKIPGYDLFTYSLTKLFKTFFSQQFIVIAKKYNIEKMKSRNKRLVFTKSPKAISRRAR
- a CDS encoding nucleotidyltransferase family protein — encoded protein: MNHPLKTIFNLITSKTVALKPIEIENNFEYFENYEILPFIAYHVEQKSIKLNSGILSQLLQNSRELDILRKKYFKAELRNFLEILQGEELIIFKGGIQLISPYWNNYDGYLPKDIDLLLKRNRKEKIIKLIFKNYQIVSENYNRTVIQTKDRMVTFDLHFFPVNNVPENSIIEYLIKSCNFYDFDKFKILIPSFNISLVYRLYHTFYHHNDFLPIHPFDIIDIYYLLKKSLEYENLSTTISIIDNFHLMHTFIPIYKFLKEKIRLNLPSINYINIPEKLISILFTEISYPAFLYYAFARNILLKMKKSDSTSNSDFYKLIQYRIYPEIKCDYNNLASRFFHLIKAILSSILAEFYYQKKL
- a CDS encoding PqqD family peptide modification chaperone; its protein translation is MKSISLDSMPIRNEDILEKEVDDGIILYNPNEEKIFSLNNTAAYIWTLCDGKNTVSNIINSLKEDFNNINDGIIDIVKNSIKEMIDNHLVKLKEK
- a CDS encoding O-antigen ligase family protein, translated to MRNTILQENQINKIVIILTIPITLLIAYLLIKIDPVFAIVAAIGGGILIFTFINTDFAIYILIFSMLLSPELGARTTRGEGITIRIDDIILSVIIFTWLAKMAIYKELGIFRKTPLNVPISYYLIACFIATALGVLAGRVNPLRGAFFILKYIEYFMIYFMVANQVHSKKQVERFIISMQITFLLVILIALSQIPTGQRLTAPFEGQEGEPNTLGGYILLLMSLNMSLILNLPPKSYPRPILRKLLSFVTLLSIVPLLLTNSRGSWLATVPVIISYIIISKRRYIVLAFTVAFIFLAPYILPQTVVDRIKYTFKEQQGWARSLQEELPGGIVVDPSASERLRSWKKAFRDIKKHPLFGYGITGWRFLDAQFIRVMIETGLVGLATFIYLLYSIIKQTKKMKDETKIPFFKAIAQGFIIGTVAMIFHSIGANTFIIVRIMEPYWLLCGLVQSFPTIEKEEKRILKSIEDEIKMVKLGTV